From a single Ornithorhynchus anatinus isolate Pmale09 chromosome 4, mOrnAna1.pri.v4, whole genome shotgun sequence genomic region:
- the LOC100079940 gene encoding probable E3 ubiquitin-protein ligase TRIML1, with amino-acid sequence MAAMDLAKCLREELTCSVCMEYFIEPVTIGCGHSFCRICLLRCSADVQTSFSCPECLGVCQLKDLEINKRLGRLAVIGKQLGPHLLRGPAEEKELCERHQQSLKLFCQEDDTTICVSCYRSKEHGEHSVSPIEEAAEDYRERFQELLHPLWAEIEEVQTVLAAEKNEFSSGEGKQEEVQKCPQNLVSDFEKMHRFLDEELELRLRSLEKNERETLQKLRQSKAHLFQQSRSHRAGGEVPEGEHRAATGHERSIAQQWPKATTSLELTACWIPGMREILSRYAVDMTLDPNIASPHLIVSQDRKSVTFVEAPQDVPDHQDRFDNCGSVLGAPVFTSGRHYWEVELGDKPEWEVAVCYESMSRKNNVPVAPGDIFSLMAFQPLSGASFWIAFPFTQLTMALPIRRVGVFLDYEAGVISFYNVSEKCLIHSSPPVRFSGPLRPVFSPCLTFEGRNAGPLIIGRVCEQHLLNQDLD; translated from the exons ATGGCTGCCATGGATCTGGCCAAATGCCTCCGGGAAGAGCTGACCTGCTCTGTCTGCATGGAGTACTTCATCGAACCCGTGACCATCGGCTGTGGGCACAGCTTCTGCCGAATCTGTCTTCTCCGGTGCTCAGCTGATGTTCAGACGTCTTTCTCCTGCCCAGAGTGCCTTGGGGTCTGCCAGCTGAAAGACCTGGAGATCAATAAACGTCTGGGGAGACTGGCAGTGATCGGAAAGCAGCTCGGACCTCACCTACTGCGGGGCCCCGCCGAGGAGAAAGAGCTGTGTGAGAGACACCAGCAATCTCTGAAGCTGTTTTGTCAGGAGGACGACACCACAATCTGTGTGTCCTGCTACCGTTCCAAGGAGCACGGGGAACACAGCGTGAGTCCGATTGAAGAGGCTGCAGAGGATTACAGG GAGAGATTCCAGGAGCTTCTTCATCCCCTGTGGGCAGAAATCGAAGAGGTGCAGACTGTGCTAGctgcagaaaaaaatgaattcagcAGTGGTGAAGGTAAG CAGGAGGAGGTGCAGAAATGTCCGCAGAATCTCGTGTCCGACTTTGAGAAAATGCACCGATTCCTAGATGAGGAGCTCGAGTTGCGGCTTCGGAGCCTGGAGAAGAACGAGAGGGAGActctgcagaaactgaggcagagcaagGCGCATCTATTCCAGCAGAGCCGCTCTCACAgagctggaggagaagtgccAGAGGGGGAGCATCGAGCTGCTACGG GACACGAGAGGAGCATTGCACAG CAATGGCCAAAGGCCACCACGTCCTTGGAGCTGACCGCCTGCTGGATTCCTGGGATGAGAGAAATACTCAGCAGATATGCAG tgGACATGACCCTGGACCCAAACATAGCCAGTCCCCATCTCATCGTGTCACAGGATCGGAAGAGTGTGACATTCGTCGAGGCCCCACAGGATGTGCCCGACCATCAGGACCGATTTGACAATTGTGGCAGCGTCCTGGGCGCCCCGGTATTCACTTCGGGGCGGCACTACTGGgaggtggagttgggagacaagcCGGAGTGGGAGGTGGCAGTGTGTTATGAGTCGATGAGCAGAAAGAACAACGTGCCAGTTGCGCCAGGGGACATTTTTTCACTGATGGCCTTCCAGCCTTTAAGTGGGGCCAGTTTCTGGATCGCCTTCCCTTTCACCCAGCTCACTATGGCCCTTCCTATCCGCCGGGTCGGGGTTTTCCTGGATTATGAGGCCGGAGTCATCTCCTTCTACAACGTGTCGGAGAAATGCCTCATCCACAGCTCCCCTCCTGTCCGCTTCTCCGGTCCGCTCAGACCCGTATTCTCCCCTTGTCTTACCTTCGAGGGACGAAACGCAGGGCCACTCATCATCGGCCGGGTGTGCGAGCAACACCTCCTCAACCAAGATTTAGATtga